A segment of the Candidatus Methanomethylicota archaeon genome:
GTTCTATTACAGCATAACAAGTTTCTGGATCAATCTTTATTATTCTATCCATTCTTTTTAAGTCTATAACTATGCCACCTTCTTCTGGTATACATAATCCTCCAATATTTGTTGCATTAACATATGGTATAACTGGTATCTTCAAATGATTTGCAAGACGTAATATACGCTGAATTTCTGTCACAGTTTTTGGCATTACGACATAGTCAGGCATTCTTGGATCTGCCCATGTTAAATCCCAAGAATATGGTAGTAGAACTGCTTCTTCATTACTTACATAATCTGGACCTACAATTTGTTCAAGTTTTGCAAGAACTTCCTTATTTCCTCTTGCCAATTTCTCAACTCCTAATCATTTTTTAAGAAAAATAAAAATGAATACTTAAATATAAATTTCGGTGATGAAAGTCTAATATAATTAGACATATGTAATATAAATTTCGGTGATGAAAGTCTAATATAATTAGACATATGTAAAGCAATATGTTTAAAAACTAATATTCTTAATCTACTCTAAAAAAGGGGGAAGCAATTGTTAAAAGTCATAGATACTACTATAAGAGATGGACAACAATCTCTCTTTGCAACAAGAATAAAAATAGAAGATATACTTCCAATATTAAGTAAAATGGATGAAGTAGGTTTCTATGGTTTAGAAGCTTGGGGAGGGGCCACATTTGATGTTGCAATAAGATATTTAAATGAAGATCCTTGGGAAAGATTAAGAAAAATTAAAAGAGCTTTAAAGAAAACAAAAGTAGTAATGTTATTAAGAGGAAAGAATTTAGTTGGTTATAAACATTATCCTGATGAAGTTGTGGAGGTTTTTGTTAAAAAAGCATATGAAAATGGAGTGGATGTTTTTAGAATTTTTGATGCACTTAATGATATAAATAATTTAAAGAAAGCTATAAAAACAGCAAAAGAAGTAGGAGCTGAAGTTCATGGAGATGTAGTATATACTCGTAGTCCAATTCATTCAGTCAATTATTTTATTGATGTAGCAAAACAATTAGCAGAATTAGAAGTAGATGCTATAAGAATAAAGGATATGGCTGGACTACTATCTCCAAGAGACGCCTTTGATTTAGTAAGAGGAATAAAAAAAGAAACAGGTCTTCCTGTTGGACTTCATTCTCATTATTCATGTGGATTAGCAGCACTATCTTATATGAAAGGAATAGAGGCAGGGGCTGATTTTATTGATACTGCATTACATCCTTTTGCATTTGGCACTTCTCAACCATCAATAGAAGTTTTATATGATGCTTTAAAAGATACTGGATTATTGTCACATTTAAAAATAGAATTAGTATATGAATGTGCAGAATACTTTGAAAAATTAAGAGATAGATACAAAGGCTATTCTTCAGAATATACAGATAGAATAGATCCAAAAGCTTTGAGACATCAAATACCTGGTGGAATGATGTCTAATTTAATTGCTCAATTAAAAGAATATAATGCATTATTTAAATTAAATGAAGTTTTAAATGAAGTCCCTATTGTTAGAAAAGATCTTGGATATCCTCCATTAGTAACTCCAATGAGTCAAATTGTTGGAACACAAGCAGTTATAAATGTTATTACTGGAAAGAGATATAGTGTATTAATAAAAGAAGTAGAAGATTATATAAGAGGATTTTATGGAAGACCACCTGGTGAAATTAATAAGGAATTGTTAGAAAAAGTAAAACCTACAAATCCTCCTAAAGAATTAACATTTAAAGATATACCTGAAGATGTTAAGGCTTTATTTAAAAAAGAAGAGGATGCCCTTACTTATCTTCTATTTCCACAAATAGCAGTACAATTTTTAAAAGGTGAAATAAAAAACATTCTTCCAGAAAAGAAGGAAGAAAAGAAGAAAGAAATTAAATGGTTTAGGATTAAAATTGGTGATGAAGAAATTGAAGTGAAAATTGAAGGACAATGAATTTAAATAATATTAAAATAAATTCTTAAAGGGGATTAATTATGGAATTATTGAAAAAAATAAGTGAGGCCCCAGGAATCTCAGGATTTGAATATGGAATTGCTGAAATTTTAAAAAAAGAGTTAAAGGATTATGTAGATAAAATAGAAGAAGACAAATTTGGAAATTTATATGCTTATAAAGGAGAAGGATTAAAAACCATAATGATTACAGCACATATGGATGAAATTGGACTTATAGTAAAACACATAGATAATAAAGGATTCATAAGATTTGCAAAAGTTGGAGGAGTGCCGGATCATGTATTATTAGGTCAAAGAGTACAAATACATGGTAAATATAAAAGAGTATATGGAGTAATAGGATGTAAAGCAATACATGTAATGAAGGAGGAAGAAAGAAAACAATTAGTAACATATGATAAGATGTTTATAGATACTGGAGCAACAAAAGAACAATTAGAAAAATATGGAATTAAAATAGGCACTCCAATAACTATAGAAAGGAATCTTATTGAAATAGAAAATGGTCTTATAGTTGGTAGAGCTATGGATGATAGAGCAGGATGTTATATTTTAATTGAAGCTTTGAAAAAAGCAAAACCAGTTAATAAAATAGTAGCAGTATTTACTGTTCAAGAAGAAGTTGGTCTAAGAGGAGCCACTGTAAGTTCCTTTGCAGTAAAGCCAGATATAGGAATTGCCATAGATACAACCATTGCAGGAGATCATCCAGAAATAGGAGAAAGTGAAGCTCCAGTAAAATTAAGTCAAGGACCTGTGATAGTAGTTGCTGATGGTAGAAGAGAATCCTTAGGAGGGGGGTTATTGGCAAATCCATTAGTAATGAATTGGATTTTAGAAATTGCAGAAAAATCAAAAATAAAATATCAATTAGAAGTATTAGAAGGAGGTACAACTGATGCTGCTGCTATTCAATTATCAAGAGAGGGCGTGCCATCTGGTTGTATTTCAATACCAGCAAGATATGTGCATACTTTTAGTGAAGTAATATCAAAAGAAGATCTTGAAAATGCAATTAAACTATTAGTAAATATAATGGAAAGTAGTACACCACTTTAGTGTGAAATAAATGACTTTGCGTTATTATTTACAAAAAATTATTGAAAGTCATGAAATAGGTTTAATAAGTGATGATATTTTCAAAGAATTTTTCAATATACTACCTAAGGTAGATAATATTATAAATGAAATTGAAAAAATTTTTGATTTAAAATTTCCGCCAATTATT
Coding sequences within it:
- a CDS encoding pyruvate carboxylase subunit B, whose translation is MLKVIDTTIRDGQQSLFATRIKIEDILPILSKMDEVGFYGLEAWGGATFDVAIRYLNEDPWERLRKIKRALKKTKVVMLLRGKNLVGYKHYPDEVVEVFVKKAYENGVDVFRIFDALNDINNLKKAIKTAKEVGAEVHGDVVYTRSPIHSVNYFIDVAKQLAELEVDAIRIKDMAGLLSPRDAFDLVRGIKKETGLPVGLHSHYSCGLAALSYMKGIEAGADFIDTALHPFAFGTSQPSIEVLYDALKDTGLLSHLKIELVYECAEYFEKLRDRYKGYSSEYTDRIDPKALRHQIPGGMMSNLIAQLKEYNALFKLNEVLNEVPIVRKDLGYPPLVTPMSQIVGTQAVINVITGKRYSVLIKEVEDYIRGFYGRPPGEINKELLEKVKPTNPPKELTFKDIPEDVKALFKKEEDALTYLLFPQIAVQFLKGEIKNILPEKKEEKKKEIKWFRIKIGDEEIEVKIEGQ
- a CDS encoding M42 family metallopeptidase, translated to MELLKKISEAPGISGFEYGIAEILKKELKDYVDKIEEDKFGNLYAYKGEGLKTIMITAHMDEIGLIVKHIDNKGFIRFAKVGGVPDHVLLGQRVQIHGKYKRVYGVIGCKAIHVMKEEERKQLVTYDKMFIDTGATKEQLEKYGIKIGTPITIERNLIEIENGLIVGRAMDDRAGCYILIEALKKAKPVNKIVAVFTVQEEVGLRGATVSSFAVKPDIGIAIDTTIAGDHPEIGESEAPVKLSQGPVIVVADGRRESLGGGLLANPLVMNWILEIAEKSKIKYQLEVLEGGTTDAAAIQLSREGVPSGCISIPARYVHTFSEVISKEDLENAIKLLVNIMESSTPL